One Cydia pomonella isolate Wapato2018A chromosome 14, ilCydPomo1, whole genome shotgun sequence DNA segment encodes these proteins:
- the LOC133525171 gene encoding uncharacterized protein LOC133525171 encodes MVVKLSVSALYADGFPTLPKARGREECIAADCPRRQKMQQVSLPALVEDDSEVEETFEQEQRPYILRAEHLRRQKSVSPPRRERLQRHMVLPSLSEDEEP; translated from the coding sequence ATGGTTGTCAAACTATCAGTTTCCGCGCTGTACGCCGACGGTTTCCCTACGCTGCCTAAAGCGAGGGGACGCGAGGAGTGCATCGCTGCCGACTGCCCGAGAAGACAGAAGATGCAGCAGGTATCGCTACCTGCCTTGGTGGAGGACGACTCCGAGGTCGAAGAGACCTTCGAGCAGGAGCAGCGACCTTACATCTTGCGCGCTGAACATCTGAGGCGCCAGAAATCAGTTTCTCCACCACGGCGCGAGAGACTGCAGCGCCACATGGTACTGCCTTCACTTTCCGAGGATGAGGAGCCTTGA